One genomic region from Planctomycetaceae bacterium encodes:
- a CDS encoding PQQ-binding-like beta-propeller repeat protein yields MAAQLEEMKFEEPTAAAHPHGDLQTLSELLVIARDRDRQLQVLEENLQANGNNSTGGADRPFLGPDSLSIDSETGEIKGHYAWQVRLLRNASPSVRQAWDRRWSTNASVALNQAVARRDAGAILSVARSYPLTSAGFEAAQLLMALLIEKGQVQQASILLRTCESVYGAIPPFERRMAALRRAMQEVMRRHGNGSAYGQRYANAELFPTVSETDSPPWPEPVWTWRGDNLLSSVPGISSGTHVSFCNWQPIISGDRVLVRSPKKLAALDRSTGEVLWSVRCDVQSENTEMTTRSRPRLSIDETIHFDDPLMSRAAFGNFTCDGQFVYFIDGFDASNRRDQYSNSPRNADPFGQLRLQLGGQQRLQLINPGGQDFPSDLNKRRGMGIRLVAVQLDAEQRSNPIAWILGDQSFRYRFDSGGTEHPGEGDLREKVEDDRRDAVQATGTEDVHSGTATNPFDGHSFLSSPVGYESRLFLLSTLNANQLLSCVERTTGELIWQQPLVYHESEPLAGVTDMSAAQTASSLHTWNDDVVCSLWNGIIVSCRQSDGALNWATCVVNDDLGIAATRQRLLDADQDSGIGFFSTLHGDLMVASSPGSALVSCVNVADGHLLWQAPRTNSQTKGADDHYVAGITDGNVVLVGSQHCRSLDLQSGMEVWTAEVIPSTGRAWCTGDLCLIPESNGRIAQVRVSDGTVYRCDPRVLPGGLPHISGTVTGDDQYVYVSDTVQVSAFLRNDVLLQRMEKREAAQPTLTDFLKYARSLVLGDKTHEAIRLAIRTLDSQPSAQPEESQQRVREALETFAAELILSTAYESFVNRDSTSGQTDLAVDEVIGYLDWLRHVRLARQHSVLFHLLAVAYGVEELDLSRMQKNGRWFRDNVTMTESWQISPMLVANAIEGDLFRQQQEATFKSLARSRQSSVGLPVTPADISVASTMLADDADAAEEVRESLADRMLLRGDLASAEVLLLSESTTEEPQHEVRLRQLRSWQPALESIQKANGFSEQNQPEDQSRLAKSSQVTIGETLQFRTTDAISTEIDQSVGRAMIHGSVENPFDLHRRFLFRVDQSQLVVSGYDLTDGSCTDRVHLDMKYLSNAWSTISPQNPSLIVLSSPDSVAAISVVRSGSAKLLWDRPIDDPVRASSRIEIGSIGRDHLIVRSASRLHRLHPLTGQVLWSNACPHFDGGRYMFRNEQILGDEATTLVGSTGDRLLKRYSTVDGRRLTPLKLDAIEFEGSLVLGGRMLCRRDGSHLALIDITTQQDLFTDHSIGVYETLEPVIRAIDRKRAVAVSNQQELLLIDVEKAQLLHRIPFGGLVNTRYIFGMTAFRRSGRLFVCINDEQEINQRFTAAGRLDDLRLQSGTLMCIDETTGRVLWHRRVDPCVAPSTHDDRCPYFVMWTYMQGPLPAFNQGFRSRRIERKMRLQVVSMETGELLAEDATLYPANPIRATWEDDLKLLKLYCSESILTVATNSIDAPGFQ; encoded by the coding sequence GTGGCAGCGCAACTCGAGGAAATGAAGTTCGAAGAGCCCACAGCGGCGGCTCATCCGCACGGAGACCTTCAAACGTTGTCCGAGCTCCTGGTGATTGCGAGAGACCGCGACAGGCAATTGCAGGTTCTCGAAGAAAATCTCCAGGCGAATGGCAACAATTCCACCGGGGGGGCCGATCGTCCGTTTCTGGGCCCGGATTCGCTGTCCATTGATTCTGAAACTGGTGAAATCAAGGGACACTACGCCTGGCAGGTACGGCTTCTTCGAAACGCGTCGCCATCTGTGCGTCAGGCATGGGATCGGCGATGGTCGACCAATGCTTCTGTTGCCCTGAACCAGGCTGTCGCTCGACGTGACGCAGGTGCCATCTTATCAGTCGCGCGGAGTTATCCATTAACATCCGCCGGATTTGAAGCAGCACAACTGCTGATGGCACTGTTGATTGAAAAAGGACAGGTGCAGCAGGCATCAATACTGTTGCGTACCTGTGAATCAGTTTACGGTGCAATACCTCCGTTTGAGCGAAGGATGGCAGCCCTTCGACGAGCAATGCAGGAAGTGATGCGGCGTCACGGAAACGGTTCCGCATACGGTCAGCGATACGCAAACGCAGAATTGTTCCCGACTGTATCTGAAACCGATAGTCCACCGTGGCCAGAGCCGGTCTGGACGTGGCGTGGCGACAATCTGCTGTCTTCTGTGCCAGGTATCTCATCCGGGACTCATGTGTCATTTTGTAACTGGCAACCCATCATTTCGGGGGATCGAGTTCTTGTTCGCTCGCCTAAAAAACTGGCCGCGCTGGATCGATCTACAGGTGAGGTGCTGTGGTCGGTCCGATGCGACGTACAGTCAGAAAATACGGAGATGACAACAAGAAGCCGACCGCGCCTCTCGATTGATGAAACAATCCATTTTGATGATCCCCTGATGTCACGAGCGGCCTTCGGAAACTTCACATGCGATGGTCAGTTTGTGTATTTTATCGACGGCTTTGATGCCTCAAATCGCCGTGATCAATACTCCAATTCGCCTCGCAATGCAGATCCGTTTGGTCAACTCAGACTGCAGTTGGGGGGGCAACAGCGATTGCAGTTGATCAATCCTGGTGGGCAGGATTTCCCTTCGGACCTGAATAAGCGCCGCGGCATGGGTATTCGCCTGGTAGCTGTTCAGCTTGATGCAGAACAACGCAGCAACCCGATTGCATGGATTCTGGGCGACCAGAGTTTCCGGTACCGATTCGATTCCGGGGGCACTGAGCATCCAGGCGAAGGAGATCTCCGTGAAAAAGTGGAAGACGACCGACGCGATGCGGTTCAGGCTACAGGAACCGAAGATGTTCATTCCGGAACAGCGACGAATCCGTTCGACGGTCATTCCTTTCTTTCGAGTCCCGTCGGTTACGAGAGTCGGTTGTTCCTGCTGTCGACGTTGAATGCGAATCAGTTGCTGAGTTGCGTTGAACGGACGACTGGGGAGCTCATCTGGCAACAACCGCTGGTGTATCACGAGAGTGAGCCTCTTGCAGGTGTCACCGATATGTCGGCCGCGCAAACGGCATCCTCCCTCCATACGTGGAATGACGACGTCGTCTGCAGTCTCTGGAATGGCATCATTGTTTCCTGTCGACAATCCGACGGGGCGCTGAACTGGGCGACGTGCGTTGTGAATGATGACCTTGGGATAGCGGCAACGCGGCAACGACTGCTGGACGCCGATCAGGATTCGGGGATTGGATTTTTCAGCACGCTGCACGGCGACTTGATGGTGGCTTCCAGTCCCGGTTCAGCGCTGGTTTCGTGCGTGAATGTGGCTGATGGCCATCTACTCTGGCAGGCACCGCGTACGAATTCGCAGACAAAAGGGGCCGATGATCACTATGTCGCAGGAATAACAGACGGCAATGTGGTCCTGGTTGGGAGCCAGCACTGCCGTTCACTCGATCTTCAAAGCGGTATGGAAGTCTGGACGGCAGAAGTCATACCGTCCACGGGGCGCGCGTGGTGCACCGGTGATTTGTGTCTGATTCCGGAATCCAACGGCCGAATTGCTCAGGTTCGTGTTTCCGATGGAACAGTTTATCGTTGCGATCCACGCGTGCTGCCCGGTGGGTTACCACACATCTCCGGTACGGTGACGGGTGATGATCAGTACGTCTACGTGAGCGACACGGTTCAGGTGTCTGCGTTCCTTCGCAATGACGTGTTGCTGCAAAGAATGGAGAAACGGGAAGCTGCTCAGCCAACTCTGACTGACTTTCTGAAGTATGCCCGAAGCCTTGTGCTGGGCGATAAAACGCATGAGGCAATCAGGCTGGCGATTCGTACTTTAGACAGTCAACCTTCAGCTCAGCCCGAAGAGAGTCAACAGCGCGTTCGAGAAGCTCTGGAAACTTTTGCAGCCGAATTAATCCTGTCGACCGCCTATGAGTCTTTCGTGAATCGCGATTCCACATCCGGTCAAACGGATCTGGCCGTTGATGAGGTGATCGGTTACCTGGACTGGCTTCGTCATGTGCGTCTGGCGCGGCAGCACTCCGTTCTGTTTCATTTGCTTGCCGTCGCTTATGGTGTCGAAGAGCTCGATCTGTCCAGGATGCAGAAGAATGGTCGGTGGTTCCGTGACAACGTGACGATGACGGAAAGCTGGCAGATCAGCCCGATGCTGGTCGCGAATGCGATTGAAGGTGATCTGTTCCGGCAACAACAGGAAGCCACTTTCAAGTCATTAGCGCGATCACGACAGAGTTCGGTGGGGCTGCCTGTGACTCCGGCGGATATATCTGTGGCATCGACAATGCTGGCAGATGATGCAGACGCGGCTGAAGAAGTACGGGAATCACTGGCCGACCGAATGCTGCTGCGCGGTGATCTTGCGTCTGCGGAAGTTCTTCTGTTGTCTGAGTCGACAACAGAAGAACCGCAGCATGAAGTCCGTCTGCGCCAACTTCGCTCCTGGCAACCCGCCCTGGAATCCATTCAGAAAGCGAACGGGTTTTCCGAGCAGAATCAACCCGAAGATCAATCGCGTCTGGCAAAATCTTCTCAGGTCACAATTGGTGAAACGCTGCAGTTTCGGACGACCGATGCGATCAGCACTGAGATCGACCAGTCTGTGGGGAGAGCGATGATTCATGGTAGCGTCGAGAACCCGTTTGACCTGCATCGACGCTTTCTGTTCCGAGTCGATCAGTCACAGCTTGTTGTCTCTGGTTACGATCTTACAGATGGAAGCTGTACTGATCGCGTTCATCTTGACATGAAGTATCTGAGCAACGCCTGGAGCACCATATCTCCCCAGAATCCCTCCCTGATTGTTCTTTCAAGTCCCGATTCTGTGGCGGCGATCAGCGTTGTGCGTTCTGGTTCGGCGAAGCTGTTGTGGGATCGACCCATTGACGATCCCGTCCGAGCTTCCTCTCGAATTGAGATCGGTTCGATCGGCCGCGACCATTTGATTGTCCGCTCAGCCTCTCGATTGCATCGCCTGCACCCGCTGACAGGTCAGGTTCTCTGGAGCAACGCGTGCCCTCATTTTGATGGTGGACGGTACATGTTCCGAAATGAACAGATTCTGGGCGATGAAGCCACGACACTTGTCGGCTCGACAGGCGATCGACTTCTAAAACGATACTCAACCGTCGACGGTCGGAGACTTACACCGCTGAAGCTGGATGCCATTGAATTCGAAGGCAGCCTTGTCCTTGGCGGACGGATGCTGTGCCGTCGCGATGGTAGTCACCTTGCACTCATTGATATCACGACACAGCAGGATCTGTTCACGGATCACTCGATTGGTGTCTATGAGACACTTGAACCCGTGATTCGCGCGATTGATCGAAAACGCGCTGTCGCGGTCAGTAATCAGCAGGAGCTGCTGCTGATTGATGTCGAAAAGGCGCAATTGCTGCATCGCATTCCATTCGGTGGCCTGGTGAATACGCGATACATCTTTGGAATGACCGCCTTTCGGCGAAGCGGACGCCTGTTCGTTTGTATTAACGACGAGCAGGAAATAAATCAGCGATTTACCGCGGCCGGACGCCTGGATGATCTTCGTTTGCAATCCGGGACATTGATGTGCATTGATGAAACCACCGGCCGTGTCCTTTGGCATCGCCGAGTCGACCCCTGCGTTGCACCATCAACGCATGATGATCGGTGTCCGTATTTCGTCATGTGGACCTATATGCAGGGCCCACTGCCGGCTTTCAATCAGGGATTTCGAAGCAGACGTATCGAAAGGAAGATGAGACTGCAGGTCGTCAGTATGGAAACCGGGGAATTGCTGGCCGAAGATGCCACGCTGTATCCGGCCAATCCAATTCGCGCCACGTGGGAAGATGACCTGAAACTGCTGAAACTGTACTGCTCCGAATCCATTCTTACGGTTGCAACGAACTCAATCGATGCCCCGGGCTTTCAGTAA
- a CDS encoding sulfatase yields MLSTRIVLAFLLGQFLFSCIAVGQSQRLNLLIITVDDMSADSLGVFGCRLADTSPHVDKLASESLRFTMAHVQVGNCMPSRNVMWSGRYPHNNGVEGFYQVRNPGYPVLCDLMKQAGYFTAIRHKVSHSTPYSPYQWDLNLDTAENGRQRHTKDPVSYGDATRQGIQAAGMQNKPFCLLINIADPHKPFFAEGNRGQTVPDEYVPSRVFTAEETPIPGFLFDDPVVHKELAHYYSSVRRADDAVGQILLALEESKLADRTLVMFLSDHGMPLPFAKTQLYHHSTHTPLMIRWPGVTKPGSIDNRHMVSAVDFTPTLLDIFSIDHPAGLDGRSFAPLLKGQTQSDRDYVFKEYNENAGGSRDPMRAVQTAEYLYIFNPWSNGERVMATATTGTSTYRRMAELARVDDAIRFRHELYQHRVPEELFDVRNDPDCLHNLIASPAHQETAEKLRRELEAWMSRTSDPMLPVFQNRSDQAFRESYIRTKEAEAAERRGGSRKKASKKDNGNRNTPTPGNKKSRKTK; encoded by the coding sequence ATGCTTTCAACACGAATCGTACTTGCTTTTCTGCTTGGACAGTTCCTCTTTTCCTGCATCGCTGTCGGACAAAGTCAGCGTCTGAACCTTTTGATTATCACAGTCGATGACATGAGCGCGGATTCGCTCGGGGTTTTCGGGTGCAGGCTTGCGGACACCAGCCCGCATGTCGACAAGCTCGCATCCGAAAGTCTTCGGTTCACAATGGCTCACGTGCAGGTTGGCAACTGTATGCCGTCACGAAATGTTATGTGGTCCGGGCGTTATCCGCACAACAACGGCGTCGAGGGCTTTTACCAGGTTCGAAATCCCGGCTACCCCGTTCTCTGCGACCTGATGAAGCAGGCGGGCTACTTTACTGCGATTCGGCACAAGGTCTCACACTCAACACCCTATTCACCGTATCAGTGGGACTTGAATCTTGATACGGCAGAGAATGGACGTCAGCGCCACACAAAAGACCCGGTATCTTACGGCGATGCTACGAGGCAGGGGATTCAGGCAGCTGGCATGCAGAACAAACCGTTCTGCCTATTGATCAACATCGCAGATCCGCATAAGCCTTTTTTTGCTGAAGGAAATCGCGGGCAGACGGTTCCGGATGAATACGTCCCCAGTCGAGTCTTCACGGCGGAAGAGACGCCAATTCCCGGTTTTCTGTTCGATGACCCTGTCGTTCACAAAGAACTTGCCCATTACTATTCGTCCGTCCGACGCGCGGACGATGCGGTCGGCCAGATTCTGCTGGCGCTTGAGGAATCAAAGTTGGCGGACAGAACGCTGGTCATGTTCCTTTCCGATCACGGGATGCCGCTCCCATTTGCCAAGACACAGCTCTACCACCACAGCACCCATACACCTCTGATGATCCGCTGGCCAGGAGTTACAAAGCCCGGCAGTATCGACAACCGGCATATGGTATCGGCCGTGGATTTTACTCCCACGTTGCTTGACATCTTCAGCATCGATCATCCAGCAGGGCTCGACGGTCGCTCGTTCGCTCCGCTGCTGAAGGGGCAAACTCAAAGCGATCGAGATTACGTCTTCAAGGAGTACAACGAAAACGCCGGAGGTTCTCGGGACCCGATGCGTGCCGTACAGACTGCAGAATATCTTTACATCTTCAACCCCTGGTCGAATGGTGAACGCGTCATGGCCACAGCAACCACCGGGACCTCCACATACCGACGGATGGCCGAACTCGCCAGGGTCGATGATGCCATTCGATTCCGCCATGAGCTCTACCAGCACCGGGTTCCTGAAGAGCTGTTTGACGTTCGAAATGACCCGGATTGTCTCCATAATCTGATCGCATCTCCCGCTCATCAGGAGACCGCGGAGAAGCTCCGACGGGAATTGGAAGCATGGATGAGTCGCACGTCTGACCCGATGCTGCCAGTCTTTCAGAATCGCTCAGACCAGGCATTTCGTGAGTCGTATATTCGCACCAAAGAGGCCGAGGCTGCTGAACGTCGTGGTGGGAGTCGAAAGAAGGCGTCGAAGAAAGACAACGGCAACCGGAATACACCGACACCGGGAAACAAGAAATCCAGGAAGACGAAGTAG
- a CDS encoding GNAT family N-acetyltransferase translates to MMDDGDQTPCDDRARRNDRIQIIRVDHLMTTLARLRGISTPIGTDFSGLIALQDGRPSIAVGYSFEPDNTLSLTLPIWLNNHAVSELKELIGECIRMASEAGLKGAHCLAPISESFQIETLRLAGFRKAATVVSVARRPVGIQLNHLQNRGERETDSEIEWNAQPLSPKMFAQRSDDIVAALEEILSNSTDLLQIPRPSPDELEAVWGQKNGIVVTGCIGNHVCAIACVSLNNDQSYLRGESGGNTFPAPFACIEYIGVVPKYRRRRLGRRLLEECDRVFGDWISENKFGLHVGSTMAFVDSSNEPAMQFYARCGFVSVNSYSLLFMDAEVG, encoded by the coding sequence ATGATGGATGACGGAGATCAGACGCCCTGCGATGACAGAGCCCGCCGAAACGATCGAATTCAGATCATTCGAGTCGATCACCTGATGACCACTCTGGCTCGGCTCCGTGGGATCTCAACACCGATTGGCACAGACTTTTCCGGTCTGATTGCTTTGCAGGATGGACGCCCTTCCATTGCGGTCGGCTACAGTTTTGAACCTGACAATACACTTTCGCTGACACTCCCGATCTGGCTGAACAACCACGCCGTGTCCGAACTGAAGGAGCTTATCGGCGAGTGCATCCGAATGGCTTCGGAAGCGGGGCTCAAGGGTGCCCACTGCCTTGCGCCGATTTCTGAATCGTTTCAAATCGAGACGCTCCGTCTTGCCGGATTCAGAAAGGCTGCAACAGTTGTTTCCGTCGCGCGACGTCCTGTTGGAATCCAGTTGAACCACCTCCAGAACCGGGGTGAAAGAGAAACAGATTCAGAGATTGAATGGAACGCTCAACCGCTGTCCCCAAAGATGTTTGCCCAACGAAGCGACGATATTGTTGCGGCTCTTGAAGAAATCCTGTCAAACTCAACAGACCTTCTTCAAATCCCTCGCCCGTCGCCGGATGAACTGGAAGCGGTGTGGGGACAGAAAAATGGAATCGTGGTCACCGGATGCATCGGCAATCACGTTTGTGCTATCGCCTGTGTTTCGCTTAACAACGACCAGTCGTATCTTCGCGGAGAATCGGGCGGAAATACTTTTCCGGCGCCCTTTGCCTGTATTGAGTACATCGGCGTTGTTCCCAAATACCGTCGTCGAAGACTGGGAAGAAGACTGCTGGAAGAATGCGACCGCGTATTTGGTGACTGGATTTCAGAGAACAAATTCGGTTTGCATGTTGGCTCGACGATGGCATTTGTGGACTCTTCCAACGAACCCGCCATGCAGTTCTACGCGCGGTGTGGATTCGTGTCTGTGAATTCTTACAGTTTGTTGTTCATGGACGCTGAAGTGGGATAG
- a CDS encoding efflux RND transporter periplasmic adaptor subunit produces MKTHLSPVMKILLLSTVLAGCHKHEEHVEHEHHKIVSTSPQLQSVTLTQQYVCQIHSHRHIDVCALESGYLEAIPVKEGQAVKAGETMFKIVPTLYQARLDAELAEVQLAEIELNNTQRLFSQNVVAQPEVALAEAKLAKAEANVKLAEAELNFATVRAPFDGIIDHQRHQQGSLIAEGDVLTTLSDNNVMWVYFNVPEARYLEYKTSQNNDDLKIELVLADGSLFPRSGVIGAIEADFNNETGNIAFRADFPNPDGLLRHGQTGTVLLSRVHENAIVIPQRATFEILAKKYVYVVDEHNVVHQREIRIQNELDDIYVIESGLEVDERIVFEGVRQVRDGEEVECEFRSPEEALEHLKFHAE; encoded by the coding sequence ATGAAAACACATTTGTCTCCGGTAATGAAAATCCTGCTTCTGTCGACTGTTCTGGCTGGCTGCCACAAGCATGAAGAACATGTTGAACATGAACACCACAAGATCGTATCCACGTCACCTCAGCTGCAGTCAGTAACTCTCACGCAGCAATATGTCTGTCAGATTCACTCGCATCGCCACATTGATGTCTGCGCTTTGGAATCCGGTTACCTGGAAGCCATCCCGGTCAAAGAAGGACAGGCCGTAAAAGCAGGCGAAACGATGTTCAAGATTGTTCCAACCCTGTATCAGGCGAGGCTGGACGCGGAACTCGCCGAAGTGCAACTTGCGGAAATCGAACTTAACAATACACAACGACTATTCAGTCAGAACGTCGTTGCCCAGCCTGAAGTCGCGCTGGCCGAAGCGAAGCTGGCTAAAGCCGAAGCCAATGTCAAACTTGCAGAGGCCGAACTGAACTTTGCGACCGTCCGCGCACCTTTTGATGGCATCATTGATCATCAGCGCCATCAGCAGGGCAGCCTGATAGCAGAAGGCGATGTCCTGACAACGTTGTCTGACAACAATGTCATGTGGGTGTATTTCAACGTCCCCGAAGCAAGATACCTGGAATACAAGACGAGTCAGAACAACGATGATCTTAAGATCGAACTTGTGCTGGCGGATGGAAGCCTGTTTCCGCGAAGTGGCGTCATCGGTGCCATTGAGGCAGACTTCAATAATGAGACGGGGAATATTGCATTCCGAGCCGACTTTCCGAATCCCGACGGACTGCTGAGACACGGGCAAACAGGGACGGTGCTTCTCAGCCGAGTGCATGAGAACGCCATCGTCATCCCTCAGCGAGCGACGTTCGAGATCCTCGCCAAAAAGTATGTCTACGTCGTTGACGAACACAACGTTGTTCATCAGCGCGAAATCAGGATCCAGAATGAACTGGACGACATCTACGTGATCGAATCCGGACTGGAAGTTGACGAAAGAATCGTCTTCGAAGGCGTACGCCAGGTGCGCGATGGCGAAGAGGTGGAGTGTGAATTCAGGTCGCCTGAAGAGGCACTTGAGCATCTGAAATTTCACGCAGAATAA
- a CDS encoding DUF3365 domain-containing protein — protein sequence MKRVQSEIMLTESSPLRGQSRVVVALANSILLLAISCGIAIGCGTRTDTSGPTGAPQASSERDGQVTTPFELLTELNESQQQQKEIALAAKDELFKRLSNRLMGVLQNDGAAKAIEVCRVDASAFSEQVGHEFGVEIGRTSFKLRSGANPSPDWANKFVEDRIDEPRFVTLPQDAFGAFLPIMLQKKCEICHGPEEQIASDVRDALKLHYPNDKATGFSEGDLRGWFWIEVPRDAKLPSHTSEQPKAEARIPQSGSPTIRV from the coding sequence ATGAAACGAGTGCAAAGCGAAATCATGTTGACGGAATCCTCGCCTCTTCGGGGCCAAAGCAGAGTCGTGGTGGCTTTAGCGAACAGCATTCTCCTGTTAGCAATTAGCTGTGGAATAGCAATTGGCTGTGGAACTCGGACGGATACGTCAGGACCCACTGGGGCCCCACAAGCCAGCTCTGAAAGAGATGGGCAAGTCACGACGCCATTCGAACTGCTGACGGAACTGAATGAATCGCAACAGCAACAAAAGGAAATTGCTCTTGCGGCGAAGGATGAATTGTTCAAACGTCTGTCCAATCGCCTGATGGGTGTTCTTCAAAACGATGGAGCCGCGAAGGCAATCGAAGTCTGCCGCGTCGATGCGTCCGCATTTTCGGAACAGGTTGGACATGAGTTTGGGGTAGAAATCGGTCGGACGTCTTTCAAACTCAGGAGCGGTGCAAATCCATCACCAGACTGGGCCAACAAGTTTGTTGAAGACAGAATTGATGAACCTCGTTTTGTGACTTTACCGCAAGACGCCTTTGGAGCGTTCCTGCCGATCATGCTTCAGAAAAAGTGTGAGATTTGCCATGGTCCCGAAGAGCAGATTGCGTCGGATGTCAGGGATGCCCTGAAACTCCATTACCCGAACGACAAAGCAACCGGATTCAGTGAAGGCGATTTGCGTGGATGGTTTTGGATAGAAGTTCCGCGAGACGCCAAACTCCCGTCTCACACATCAGAACAGCCGAAAGCGGAAGCACGAATTCCTCAATCGGGATCACCCACAATAAGGGTATGA
- the uvsE gene encoding UV DNA damage repair endonuclease UvsE translates to MLLRIFTAIIIHAAIIVHAAISVRTAINVQNCDQRSELPSMSELRPVTRLTPEGEPSFGEPRFGLCCIFSEQPIKFRNTTVKAVKAMNRDLALEKLSGLCLHNADALQKSLHFCAENGIGCFRINSQILPVKTHSECGYDISELPDGNEIIRRFQACGEFAGTNDIRLSFHPDQFVVLNSPRPDVVDRSLSELEYQAEVAEWVGADVLNIHGGGAYGNKSEALGRFAESLNRLTDRARKRLTVENDDTTYTPAELLPLCRAEGIPLVYDVHHHRCLQDGLTVEVATEEAVATWNREPMFHLSSPMDGWNGPKPERHHDFIDLNDFPECWRQKRLTVEIEARAKELAVLKLIRQLSDDSSHADGVIL, encoded by the coding sequence ATGTTGTTACGGATTTTTACTGCCATCATCATCCATGCAGCCATCATCGTCCATGCAGCCATCAGCGTCCGGACTGCCATCAACGTTCAGAATTGCGACCAACGTTCAGAATTGCCATCAATGTCAGAATTGCGACCAGTGACTCGACTGACGCCCGAGGGCGAGCCCAGTTTTGGCGAGCCCCGCTTCGGTCTTTGCTGTATCTTTTCGGAGCAGCCAATTAAGTTTCGGAACACAACGGTCAAGGCCGTGAAGGCGATGAACAGGGATCTGGCTCTGGAAAAACTGTCCGGACTTTGCCTGCACAACGCCGATGCTCTGCAGAAATCACTTCACTTCTGCGCTGAAAATGGCATCGGTTGTTTTCGAATCAACAGTCAGATTCTGCCGGTAAAGACTCATTCCGAATGCGGATACGATATCAGTGAACTTCCGGATGGAAACGAAATCATCCGGCGTTTTCAGGCGTGTGGTGAGTTTGCCGGGACAAATGACATTCGCTTGAGTTTCCATCCCGATCAGTTCGTCGTTCTGAATTCACCGCGCCCGGATGTTGTCGATCGTTCGCTGAGTGAACTCGAGTATCAGGCTGAAGTGGCTGAATGGGTGGGAGCGGATGTGCTGAACATTCACGGCGGCGGAGCCTACGGCAATAAGTCTGAGGCGCTGGGGCGATTTGCCGAATCCCTCAATCGCTTAACAGATCGCGCGAGAAAAAGGCTGACAGTTGAAAACGATGACACGACATACACTCCCGCTGAACTGCTGCCATTATGCCGGGCAGAAGGCATACCGCTTGTCTACGACGTGCATCATCATCGATGTCTTCAGGACGGCCTGACAGTCGAGGTTGCAACAGAAGAAGCCGTCGCCACATGGAATCGTGAGCCAATGTTTCACCTGTCCAGTCCGATGGACGGATGGAATGGGCCAAAACCCGAGCGACATCACGATTTCATTGACTTGAATGATTTTCCGGAATGTTGGCGGCAGAAGAGATTGACGGTCGAAATCGAAGCCAGAGCGAAAGAGCTGGCCGTGCTGAAGTTGATCCGGCAACTTTCTGATGACTCCTCGCATGCGGACGGCGTCATTCTGTGA